The DNA region TAAATACACTCTATACACTTTGTGCGCTGAAAGTCATGCCGCGATCCTGGATATACCCGAAGCAAGAGCATGTGCTTTCTGGCAGGTTGCCGGGGCAGTCGCCGTGCGCAGATCGAATCAACCCATAACCAAAGGAAGAAACGGTCATGGATGTTCAAATCGTTGATGTGGGTCCGAAGCGGCTGGCGTGTGTGCGCCACGTGGGGCCATATGAGGAAGCGGGTGTTGCCTGGGAGAAATTAAGCGCCTGGGCCTGCCCCAAGGGGGTGTTCCTGCCGGACACCGAATATCTCGGCTTCAGCCATGACGACCCGGGAACCGTTCCGGCCAGTGAGCTGCGTTACGACGCGTGTTTGACGGTTGCTGATGACGTTGAGGGAGAAGGGGAGGTCCAGGTACGCCACTTTGCCGGGGGCACGTATGGCAAGTACCTCCACAAAGGACCGTACGATGGCCTGAAGCAGGTGTATTATGACCTCTACACCAAATGGCTGCCAGCTTCGGGCAGGGAGCCTCGCCCGGAACCGCCCTTCGAGAAGTGCCTGAACGATCCGCATTCGACCCCGCCGGAAGAGCTGCTGACCGAAGTTCACATCCCGCTGAAATAGAAAAAGGGCGGCTCGGAACATCCGGGCCGCCCTTATCATAATATAGAGCGCAACTGCAGAATCCGTCCGGTCTCAGACTTCCCCCAGGATGGTCTCGGTGTCCACGACCTCGGCGAACGCCTGGCCCAGGGCGGCCATGAACGAGCCGTGCACCTGGGCGGCCGGGATGTCCGCGCCATTGAAGGAAAGGGTGCGCGTTGCGCAGGCGTCGTGCGCAACGGTGCAGGAGTGGCCCAGGTCGAACGCCGCGCGCACCGTGGCGTCTATGCACATGTGGCTCATTGAGCCGGCCACGATCAGCCGCTTGCTGTGCAGGGGCAGCAGCACCATGCTCAGGCCCGTGCCGCGGAAGGCGTTGGGGTAGTGCTTGGTGATGACGGGCTCGCTGGGCAGCGGAGCCACGCTTTCATGAATCTCCGCGCCCTCGGTTCCGGGCAGGAAGAACGTGGAGCCGGGCCGGATGGACTCGTGGCGGATATGGACCACGGGAAGCTCGCGCTCCCGGAAGCGGGCGAGCAGCCTTGCGCAGTTTGCCGCTGCGGCGTCCTGGCCTTCCAGCTCCATGGTTCCACCGGGAAAGTAGTCGTTCTGCACGTCGATGAGCAGCAGCACGTCCTGTGGGGTCGGTGACATATGGTATCTCCTGTGTCCTGACGGGCACGGTGAGGGTGACGGTGATGGCGCTGATGCTGCCGCCGTGTGGATCAAGTAACTGCATACACGCACTGAACCTGTCCAGGGTTCACATGCTCTAGAACTCCAGGTGCTTGGGCGTGCGCGGGAAGGAGATGACGTCCCGGATGTTGGTGACGCCCGTGACCAGCATGAGCAGCCGCTCGAAGCCCAG from Oceanidesulfovibrio marinus includes:
- a CDS encoding AraC family transcriptional regulator; this translates as MDVQIVDVGPKRLACVRHVGPYEEAGVAWEKLSAWACPKGVFLPDTEYLGFSHDDPGTVPASELRYDACLTVADDVEGEGEVQVRHFAGGTYGKYLHKGPYDGLKQVYYDLYTKWLPASGREPRPEPPFEKCLNDPHSTPPEELLTEVHIPLK
- a CDS encoding cysteine hydrolase family protein gives rise to the protein MSPTPQDVLLLIDVQNDYFPGGTMELEGQDAAAANCARLLARFRERELPVVHIRHESIRPGSTFFLPGTEGAEIHESVAPLPSEPVITKHYPNAFRGTGLSMVLLPLHSKRLIVAGSMSHMCIDATVRAAFDLGHSCTVAHDACATRTLSFNGADIPAAQVHGSFMAALGQAFAEVVDTETILGEV